The following coding sequences lie in one Candidatus Margulisiibacteriota bacterium genomic window:
- a CDS encoding hydrolase TatD, whose amino-acid sequence MGTNKYRSSGRECPADISKERIVQLIDTHAHLLPQYYTEQEIDEIITTAIGHSVSRIVNVGFNKDSSQFSCGLSQKHEDIYAAIGIHPQEANQFTPELLTHFSGLRSIYPKIVAIGEIGLDYYYMHSDKELQKQVLRNMLGFARSINLPVILHIRDAWEDIFPILSETGINPQKVVFHCFTGDAKAAAQINEIGAYISLTGVITFNNFNKVSITEFPIERIMLETDCPYLTPIPYRGKRNTPQYLPIIAEQLSKIKNIPLSQTGEITTENAKFFFNIQ is encoded by the coding sequence CTGGGGACAAATAAATACAGGTCATCAGGTAGGGAATGCCCTGCCGATATTTCCAAGGAGAGAATAGTGCAGCTTATTGATACGCACGCCCACCTCCTCCCTCAATATTATACCGAGCAAGAAATAGACGAAATAATTACCACGGCTATCGGGCATTCAGTGTCTCGTATTGTAAATGTCGGATTCAACAAAGACTCTTCTCAATTTTCTTGCGGCTTGAGCCAAAAGCATGAGGATATCTACGCTGCAATAGGGATACACCCTCAAGAAGCCAATCAGTTCACGCCCGAGCTATTAACCCATTTCTCAGGTCTTCGCAGCATCTACCCAAAAATAGTCGCCATAGGAGAAATAGGGCTGGACTACTATTATATGCATTCTGACAAAGAATTACAGAAACAAGTATTGCGAAATATGCTCGGTTTTGCCCGAAGCATTAATTTACCGGTGATTTTGCATATCAGGGACGCCTGGGAAGACATATTTCCAATACTCAGCGAAACCGGAATAAATCCGCAAAAAGTTGTTTTCCATTGCTTCACAGGGGATGCCAAGGCAGCAGCTCAGATTAATGAGATCGGCGCATATATTTCGTTAACCGGAGTTATTACCTTTAACAATTTTAACAAGGTCTCAATAACTGAATTCCCAATAGAAAGAATAATGCTTGAAACAGATTGCCCGTACCTCACCCCAATTCCTTACCGTGGAAAAAGAAACACACCGCAATACCTTCCGATAATTGCAGAACAATTGTCAAAAATAAAAAATATTCCTTTATCCCAAACCGGAGAAATCACAACCGAAAATGCAAAATTTTTTTTCAATATTCAATAA
- a CDS encoding response regulator, whose product MKKILIADDNTSIRKSLEFILKRSNYAIIEAVNGQEALEKTKSDLPDLIIMDFKMPILNGWEAAKLIKSIDSLKGIPIIGYTGYASKEHIMEGMNAGCNEIIKKPIDLESMKKKVAAYLDSSEA is encoded by the coding sequence ATGAAAAAAATATTGATAGCCGATGATAATACATCCATTAGAAAATCTTTGGAATTTATACTGAAACGAAGTAATTATGCGATTATAGAGGCAGTTAACGGGCAAGAAGCTTTAGAAAAAACGAAGAGCGATCTTCCGGACCTTATTATCATGGATTTTAAAATGCCGATCCTTAACGGCTGGGAAGCCGCAAAGCTTATTAAATCCATTGATAGCTTAAAAGGTATTCCGATAATCGGCTATACAGGCTATGCAAGTAAAGAGCATATTATGGAAGGGATGAATGCCGGCTGCAATGAGATTATCAAGAAGCCGATCGATCTTGAATCAATGAAGAAAAAAGTTGCAGCTTATCTCGATAGTTCAGAGGCCTAG
- the purE gene encoding 5-(carboxyamino)imidazole ribonucleotide mutase has protein sequence MKIAIIMGSESDRIIMNEAAAFFDSFKIPYDVMVASAHRNPEKVGQFATTADKTYEIIIAGAGKAAHLPGVIASMTTLPVIGVPIKTSDLGGVDSLYSIVQMPSGVPVATVAINGAKNAAILAAQILGLKYPDIKNKLIKFKEELKNS, from the coding sequence ATGAAAATAGCGATTATAATGGGCAGCGAATCAGACAGGATTATTATGAATGAAGCAGCAGCCTTTTTCGACTCATTCAAGATACCCTATGATGTCATGGTAGCAAGTGCCCATCGCAACCCGGAAAAAGTCGGACAATTTGCAACGACAGCGGATAAAACATATGAAATCATTATAGCCGGAGCTGGGAAAGCGGCACATCTCCCTGGCGTCATTGCCTCAATGACAACACTTCCAGTCATCGGCGTACCAATTAAAACATCTGACCTGGGAGGCGTCGATTCGCTTTACTCAATTGTCCAGATGCCTTCAGGAGTGCCAGTTGCAACCGTGGCAATAAACGGAGCAAAAAATGCGGCAATTCTGGCCGCACAGATCCTGGGACTGAAGTACCCGGATATAAAAAATAAATTAATTAAATTTAAAGAAGAGTTAAAAAACAGCTAA